Proteins encoded together in one Vigna angularis cultivar LongXiaoDou No.4 chromosome 5, ASM1680809v1, whole genome shotgun sequence window:
- the LOC108339007 gene encoding probable E3 ubiquitin-protein ligase ZFP1 → MKNNTYFRDNSNRESMMVAHSNHFIRGNYLGDQHFHSNINNGDGVHALDWYHSLPMSYAEAPTAGANVRRRYNDRAGRRRCHRFLHRPYRHVEASTASANVRRRYNDRAGRRRCHRFQHRPYRHVEAPTASANVRRRYNDRAGRRRCHRFQHRPYRHAQPVQEIRCQFNFHSQLNRVPTSTNHSSSSMPIQNAPRRDNMHNHHPPAHREFPSYMLMDTDVQEFPSYMIMDTDDMSYETFSNVQEPSSLGDPHNDIRLDIDDMSYEELLELGERINDNSERGLSEDIIVRQMQTKSCLLPENFKDQEIDICIICQDEYKNKEEIGILQCGHEYHADCIKRWLHKKNVCPMCKSKALTIYRSEN, encoded by the exons ATGAAGAATAACACTTATTTTAGGGATAACTCTAACAG GGAATCTATGATGGTGGCTCACTCTAACCATTTCATTCGAGGAAACTATTTGGGTGATCAACACTTTCACTCTAACATTAACAATGGTGATGGTGTTCATGCTTTGGATTGGTATCACTCTCTTCCAATGTCATATGCAGAAG CTCCAACTGCCGGTGCTAATGTAAGGAGAAGATATAATGATAGAGCTGGAAGGAGAAGGTGCCACAGATTTCTCCATAGGCCATACCGTCATGTAGAAG CTTCAACTGCCAGTGCTAATGTAAGGAGAAGATATAATGATAGAGCTGGAAGGAGAAGGTGCCACAGATTTCAACATAGGCCATACCGTCATGTAGAAG CTCCAACTGCCAGTGCTAATGTAAGGAGAAGATATAATGATAGAGCTGGAAGGAGAAGGTGCCACCGATTTCAACATAGGCCATACCGTCATGCACAACCTGTGCAAGAGATCCGATGTCAGTTTAACTTTCATTCCCAACTAAATAGAGTTCCAACATCAACAAATCATTCAAGTTCTTCAATGCCCATACAAAATGCACCTCGTAGAGACAACATGCATAACCATCATCCTCCTGCACATCGT GAATTTCCTTCATATATGCTCATGGACACTGATGTACAGGAATTTCCTTCGTATATGATCATGGACACTGATGACATGTCATATGAGACATTTTCTAATGTTCAGGAACCTTCTTCATTAGGTGACCCTCACAATGATATACGCTTGGACATTGATGACATGTCATATGAG GAGCTTCTTGAGTTAGGTGAAAGGATCAATGACAACTCGGAAAGGGGTTTGTCTGAAGACATTATTGTAAGACAAATGCAGACAAAAAGTTGTCTACTACCTGAGAACTTCAAGGATCAGGAAATTGATATTTGCATCATATGTCAG GAtgaatacaaaaataaagaagagaTTGGAATTCTTCAATGCGGACATGAATACCATGCAGATTGTATAAAGAGATGGTTACATAAGAAAAATGTCTGTCCCATGTGCAAATCAAAAGCATTGACCATATATAGAAGCGAAAATTAG